The sequence ttcatttatgatttttaaatataccCATTTATTATAAATgggtgaacatttttttgtttagcatAATTTAACTTTGATTTTTCTGCAGATGCTCTCAGTCATATTTGGAAGAAACTCCTTCACAGCCCACCGGGTAACACAAACTTGATACTCGCAGCTCATTGGCTcatgttttgtgtatttaataCGAAATACTGTTACCCTCATGTTGTAAATGTTCTTTCAGGTGCTGCAGTGTACAGCCTCCCTACAACGATGCTGGTTTCCAAGTCTGAATGTATCCTCTGACAGATCTGTTCCCTTCAGCTGCCATTCTTTAAGCACATGTCCGTTTACAGAAATTCAATCCGGACGTGTCCAGAAACGTCTTCCAGTCACTGGTTTAAGGATGTCTCAGCTCTTTCAGAAGAACAACacttttcatgattttttgcTGGCGAGGATCCAGTGCTTCCATTCTTCCTCTCAGAGGCTGAAAAAGCGAGCAAAGCCTGAACCTCCACCTCGAGAATTGGACTTGCTGCGCTATGACATGAAGCAATTGTGGAATAGTCCCAAACCCGCCCTTTACCTGGGGTTCGCAGGGCTGATCCCATTTGTATCACCCACTCTGTTCATGGCTGTGACTGAGAGCTTTTGTCCCCAGCTGGCTTATGCACAGCTAGCCTATGCTGCATCCATAGTTTCCTTCTTGGGTGGTGCCCGTTGGGGATTTGCACTTCCTGAGAGCAGCCCAGCCAAACCTGACTGGATAAATCTATCCAACAGTGTGGTCCCTTCCCTGCTTGCCTGGGTGACTATGCTGATGAGTGacaacattgtttctgcagttaCCATGATCATCATGGGACTTGGAATCTCACTGCATTATGATCTCGCTCTACTTCCAACGTATCCCAGCTGGTTCAAAGCCCTGCGTGCCATCTTGAccattgtggcatttttttctcttcttggcACTCTGATAATGAACAGTTTATACCcagagaaaaaccttttctgactttttttttctcatagtcTTGGATTCTCAGATTCtacatatattatttttttatttctgtgtgaaAAAAAGAACTGCAGTGAATAAAGGTATCGTATACATgaagaattattttaaataaagccaCTAGAGACACCGAAGCCAAATTCCTTGTACATGAACTgtacttggccaataaagctgattctgatggaGGTTTCCAGTTTTCACAGCTCATTGCTTATTTCCTTAAACTTCCTCAATCTGACACCAAGCAAGATGTAAATAGTTCCATCACGATAACCTTTGAGaacttgatatttttaaataaataaaaacgtgtCATGATAAATTTGGTTCAGAAAATAATTTAGCTGGCTGCTAAATGTTTTAccaagacattttgtttttactcaaaacTGTCTAAACCTTAACTGACTTTGTaattgttttggggtttttttgcgAGTAGCTCCAGACTTAATTTATCCTTTCAAACGACAGTAAACAGTTTGCTAAAATAGGAAACTGCTAGTCGTCCCTAATAAGATTATTACATAACATGTAAAGCAGCGTAATCTCTTCTTAGAGCAACCTTACGCCACCATGGAAGCCCtcctagaaataaaaataaagtaaaacagtaCGTATGTAATGATTgataacaaataaatacagcCTGACAAGTTAATCTCATTATAAGAGGCTTTATTTATGTAAACAATGGCTTCTATAATTCAAATATTGGAAAGAAAGGCAAgagaaaaagatggatggagcaATTAAGATGTCAAAGAGGCACATAAGGcacgtttgttttttccctAAACAGCCTCAGTTTAGAGGTTTGCTAATAACTGATAGACAAGATCTTCATGAAAGACTCAGAGGTCTTTCTGCaaccaaagtgtttttttacacaatttgaaaaatacagTATTGCACTTCAACGATGTCTCAGGTTTCTCCGTTTTATGCTTCCCTGCGGGGGTATGACATGTTGCATAGACTTCAAGGTGCTACtattacaaaaaaaggaaaaatgagacGCTAGAGTTTGTGATCTGCTGTGATAGTGATAGCTTCCAATTGGAAGGAAAACTGGTCCAacaaggtgctttttttttttttgcttcagattAGAAGTAAATGTGACAGATGTCTGTCACTTGACTGGAttctaatgaaaagaaataaaatatacaatttcTGCCAAAAACAACTATTAAACCCCACAGAAACTTCCCACTTTAAAGGTTTCGGACACTGAAAAAGCAGTTAACACAAAGTGTGTCAGTGCACTTAAAGCTGTCATCATATTGTAAACACAAGCGGATTGAAAACATGCATTCTGAAGTGCTGTTGTGAAACGTTTGCAGATTTCTTTCCAATCTTCGCTGAAGAGACTTTAAAATCCCCCCAGTGGTTCCAACTGCACACTTGGATGAGCACCAGGTAAACTATTTC comes from Oryzias latipes chromosome 4, ASM223467v1 and encodes:
- the LOC101160229 gene encoding transmembrane protein 69 gives rise to the protein MLSVIFGRNSFTAHRVLQCTASLQRCWFPSLNVSSDRSVPFSCHSLSTCPFTEIQSGRVQKRLPVTGLRMSQLFQKNNTFHDFLLARIQCFHSSSQRLKKRAKPEPPPRELDLLRYDMKQLWNSPKPALYLGFAGLIPFVSPTLFMAVTESFCPQLAYAQLAYAASIVSFLGGARWGFALPESSPAKPDWINLSNSVVPSLLAWVTMLMSDNIVSAVTMIIMGLGISLHYDLALLPTYPSWFKALRAILTIVAFFSLLGTLIMNSLYPEKNLF